A single window of Sphaerodactylus townsendi isolate TG3544 linkage group LG05, MPM_Stown_v2.3, whole genome shotgun sequence DNA harbors:
- the FPGT gene encoding fucose-1-phosphate guanylyltransferase yields the protein MLVGAEAEALLQRATQKRLEKFADLRGKIVLPGEFWDVVVITAVDKKQEVAYQQQLSEKLKRKELPLGVHYCVLVDPPGQKIGNGGSTLHVLQCLEEHYGDKWDSLTVILIHSGGYSQRLPNASVLGKIFTSLPFGDPVYQMLDLKLAMYIDFPIQMNPGVLITCADDIELYYTGETNFIRFDQPGFTALAHPSSLTIGMTHGVFVLEPSSHLTEKGDLEYRSCKRFLHKPSIESMYQSGAVCLMSQSSPSGGIEDSVLNSEHVYTDSLFYIDHTTAKLLLTFYKQMGKLCCEIDAYGDFLQALGPGATEEYIKNTEAASEAGSHFMEIREKIYSLLKGLPFNVILLNNSKFYHIGTTHEYLFHFTSDRKLKRELGLLPNIFSICPKSAEDLEKSACIIHSILSHKSSVAPGSLVEYSRLGSDVSVGTNSIISGCCIDVKALLPPNTFITTLSVRIGGEVMYASMVFGIEDNLKKNVTKLSDIHLLHYFGISLIECFKLWGLGVSDQLFSGHKTALSLWTVRIFPVCSSLNGSVEVSLRILNSVKNMSLFHLDGFKLLSVEEMLHYKDIDDMLRFRQQLYEEITLQKLKEKSDM from the exons ATGCTGGTTGGTGCAGAGGCGGAGGCTTTGTTGCAACGAGCCACTCAGAAGCGGCTGGAGAAGTTCGCAGACCTCAGAG GTAAAATAGTACTACCTGGAGAATTCTGGGATGTGGTTGTAATAACAGCAGTTGACAAAAAACAGGAAGTTGCATACCAGCAACAGTTATCAGAAAAGCTGAAGAGAAAGGAGCTACCTCTTGGTGTTCATTACTGTGTTTTAGTAGATCCTCCTGGACAAAAAATTG GAAATGGTGGATCAACCCTTCATGTTCTTCAGTGTTTGGAAGAGCATTATGGTGATAAATGGGATTCTCTTACTGTCATATTAATCCATTCTG gtgGTTATAGTCAACGTTTACCTAATGCAAGTGTCCTGGGAAAAATTTTCACATCTTTGCCTTTTGGGGACCCAGTTTACCAGATGCTGGATTTAAAACTGGCAATGTACATTGATTTTCCCATCCAGATGAATCCGGGTGTTCTGATTACTTGTGCAGATGATATTGAACTTTATTATACTGGAGAAACAAACTTCATCAGGTTTGATCAACCTGGATTTACTGCATTAGCTCACCCATCCAGTTTGACTATTGGTATGACTCATGGTGTATTTGTATTGGAGCCATCTTCTCATTTGACAGAAAAAGGAGACCTTGAATACCGGTCTTGTAAGCGTTTCCTGCATAAGCCTAGCATTGAGAGCATGTATCAGTCTGGAGCAGTATGTTTAATGAGTCAGTCATCTCCTTCTGGAGGAATAGAAGACTCAGTATTGAACTCTGAACATGTGTATACAGATAGTCTGTTTTACATTGATCACACCACTGCAAAACTGTTGTTGACATTTTATAAACAAATGGGCAAGCTTTGCTGTGAAATAGATGCCTATGGTGACTTTCTGCAGGCACTGGGACCTGGAGCAACAGAAGAGTACATAAAAAACACAGAAGCCGCCTCAGAAGCAGGATCACATTTCATGGAAATCCGAGAGAAAATATACAGTCTTCTGAAAGGATTGCCTTTCAATGTTATACTGTTAAATAACTCCAAATTCTATCACATAGGGACTACCCACGAATACTTGTTTCATTTCACTTCTGATAGAAAGCTGAAACGGGAATTGGGGTTGCTGCCGAACATTTTCAGCATCTGTCCAAAGAGTGCAGAAGATTTGGAGAAATCAGCGTGTATTATTCATAGCATACTCAGTCACAAGAGTTCTGTTGCTCCGGGCTCATTAGTTGAGTACTCCAGACTGGGATCCGATGTTTCTGTGGGAACTAACAGTATCATTAGTGGTTGTTGTATTGATGTAAAAGCACTCCTACCACCAAACACATTCATAACAACACTAAGTGTGAGGATTGGTGGAGAAGTAATGTATGCAAGCATGGTGTTTGGTATAGAAGACAACTTGAAAAAGAATGTGACAAAGTTGTCTGATATACACTTACTTCATTATTTTGGAATCAGCCTTATAGAATGCTTCAAGCTCTGGGGCCTGGGTGTTTCAGACCAATTGTTTTCTGGTCATAAGACAGCTTTAAGTTTATGGACAGTTCGGATTTTCCCTGTTTGCTCCAGTTTAAATGGCTCAGTGGAGGTGTCATTAAGAATTTTAAACTCTGTGAAGAACATGTCACTTTTTCATCTGGATGGCTTTAAGCTATTGTCTGTTGAAGAAATGCTTCATTACAAAGACATAGACGACATGTTGAGGTTCAGACAGCAACTTTACGAAGAAATTACTCTGcagaaactgaaagagaaatctGATATGTAA